GAATGCCTCCGCCACAGCCGCCGGATCGGCGCTATCTCCTTGCGGCACATGAACATTGGCGATAGGGATACCGAGCGGATCGGCGACGCGCGAACGCACGTAGGCCGTGTAGCTGCGTGGGTCACCGTCGTCGAGACCGACGTACTCATCGAGTGCGAGCACCGTGGCACCGGAGAGGTCGACCTCGCCGCGACGGCTGCGCGATGCCAACTCGGCGTACACCCGCATCGGGGTACCGCCGGTGGCCACCCCGAGCGTGGGCGCGGCGGACGGCAGCCGCTCCAGCAGGGCGGCGGCCGCGGTGGTGGCGAACATGTCGTCGTCGACGACGGTCACTTTCATCGGTTCACCTTCGCGCTCGCCCGCAGCCGTGCGTCGTCATGGCGGGCCAGGCAGTCGGTCCACCAGCCATGCCGGTCTGGTCGGGGCGCGACGATCCGCGGGGCATCGTCGCGGATGATCGGATTCCCGGTCACGCCCGCGGCGAACAGCGCCGCGCCGATCGCCGAATGGTCGGTCACCGCCGGATCCACCCACACCTCTCGTCCCGTCGCATCCGCGATGTCCTGCCACATCAGCGGGCTTACCGCACTACCGCCGCCGAGCCGGACCGGACCCGACTCACCCGTCGCAGCGGAAAGCACATCGATGCACCGGCGCAACTCGACCACGATGCCGGTCAGCAGTGCCCGGCCGATATGACCGACGCCCATCCCCAGCCGGAGGCCCTGCACGGTGCCGGTCAGGCTGGGATCCCACAAGGCGCCCTGCTCCCCTGGCGATAGATACGGCAAGAACAACGGCGCGTCGGCGAGCGCCACCGTTGCTGCCGCCTCGAGCAGATCGGCCGGTCCGTCCAGGCCGAACAGCGCGGCGATGGCGTCGAACGCCGAACCCATTGCGAGCAGATCCATTTCGAGTCCCCAGCCGGACCCGGCCAGTGGGGTGACCAGGTAGCGCATGTCGGGATCGCGGGTCGGCCGATCGGAGACACCCAGCACGACTGCACTGGTGCCGGCGATCACCCCCACCTCTCCGTGCGCCCGCGCCCCCACTCCCAGCACACCGAGCACCGAGTCCGCCGCGCCCAGCACCACGGGCAGCTCGCCCGGCACTCCCCACCGCTGCCGCCATCGTTGCGTGAGGGGCAGTGCGGTGGCCGAATGGGCCACCTCGGGCAAGCTCGGCAGACCGGACGCGGCGACCAACTCCGCACTCCAACAACCACGTTCGAGATCGAAGACGGCGCTGCCCGCCGCGGTGCTGGGGTCGGTGAGCAACGACCCGGTCAGCTGGTGGAACAACACGTCCTTGGCGCCGGCGACGGTTGTACCGGCGCAGCCCAGCCCCTGAAGCCGGGCGTGCATCGGCGCCAGGTACCGCCCGTCGACCCGCTGTCCGGTGATCCGATAGAGCTCGGCGTCCCCGACCATGGCGCGCAACTGGTCGGCCTGCCGCTCAGCCCGGCCGTCCTCCCAGGTGATCGCCGCCCCCACCGGCTCGAGCATGGTGTCCAGCTCGACCAGTGTGGGCAGCATCGCGCTCAGCCCGATCGCACTCCACCGCCGCGGCGGAACCAAGCCGGCCACGACGTCGCCGGCCGCTCCCAGCGCCTCCCACCAATGGTGCGGATCTTGTTCGGCCGCTTCGTGTTCGGGCCGCCGGGTGGGATACTCCGACCGCGCCGATGCGACGACCGCACCGTCGTGATCGACCGCGACGACCTTGACCGCCGAGGTGCCGAGGTCGACGCCGATGACTACCGGTGCGGTCACGACCGGGACGCGGCCGTCCGGGTGCGGGCAACAACGGTCAGCGCGTCAGCGGCGGCCTGGAGCGTCTCGTCGATGTCACGGTCGTCGTGAACCAGCGAGACGAACAGATTCTCGAACTGCAGCGGATGGAACAACACCCCGCGAATCACCATCTCCTCATACCACCGGGTGAACAGAGCCTCGTCGGCACGGCTCACCGCGTCGCGCCAATTGTGGATAGGACCGTCGGCGAACCACAACTGGAACACCGTGCCGAGTCCTTCACAGTAGGCATCCAGGCCGCGCTCGGCGGCCAACTCGCCGAGGCCCGCGGCCAGGCGGTGCCCCAGTGCCCGCTGCCGCTCATACAACCCCGGTTCGGCCAGCAGGTCCATCGTCGCCGACACCGCGGCGCATTGCACGACGTTGGCGTTGTAGGTACCCGAGTGGGAGTAGATGCCGTCGGCGACCAGGTGCATGGCTTCCGTCGAGCCGCCGACCGCGGCGACCGGGAACCCGCCGCCGAGGCCCTTGGCCAGGGTGGTGAGATCCGGTGTGACGCCGAACCATTCCTGGGCCCCGCCGCGCGCGAACCGGAACCCGGTGATCACCTCGTCGAAGATCAACAGAGAGCCGTGTTTGCGCGTTTCGCTGCGCAGAAGTTCCAGATAACCCGGTTCGGGCAGGATGCACCCGGTGTTGAACACCGCGGGTTCGGTGAGCACCGCAGCGATCTCGTCACCGCGCCGGTTCATCAGCTCCACGAAGCTGTCGGCGTCGTTCCACGTCAGCACCACGAGGGTGTCTTCCAGTTCGGCCGGGACCCCGGGTCCCATCGCAACCGGTCGTGGATGATCGGCCGGTCCGGCCAGCACCGGGTCGACGTGGTTGGACCAGTACACGGTGTCCTGCCAGCCGTGGTAGTGCCCCTCGAACCGGACCACGATTCGCCGTCCGGTGGTGGCCCTGGCCAGCCGAACCGCCGTGCCCACCGCCTCGGATCCGGAATTGGTGAAGCGGACCTGTTCGATACCCGGTACGGCGGCCACCACCTTTTCGGCGGCCTCGATCTCCAGCTCGTACGGCAACCCGAAGCACGTGCCGAGATCGCGGACGGCCTCGGTGACAGCGCTGGTCACCACCGGATGGCGATGCCCGAGGATCATCGGACCGAGCCCCAGCAGATAGTCGATGTAGGTATTGCCGTCCACGTCGGTCAGGCGCGATCCGCTGCCGTGCGCCATCACGATCGGATAAGGCTTCCACCCGTTGCGCGGCAGCCGGGCCGTCGAGCCCGCACCGCCGGGAATCGTTCGCTTGGCCCGTTCGTACAGCGCCTTGGTGACGGGGGTCCGGGCCGCATAAGCATCGGTGAAGTGCATCAGGGAATCTCTTTCATCGTTGAAGGTCGTGGTAAGTGCAGTGGCCGGCTCATGCCGGCGGGTCAGTGCGGATTTCGCGGCGCGGTGTAGAACGGCGCCTTTCCGACCGTGGCCGAGACGACGGACAGCAATAGCCCGACCAGCGCGAGGCCGACGCCGAACCCGAGTTCGATTCCGTTCAGCGACCCCGAGGTGATCGAGTAGACGACGACGAACGCCATGAACGCCGCGCCCAGACCCGGCATCAATCCCCCGATCACGAAATCCTTGACAGAGGAGACGATCTGGCGCCGGTAGCACCAGATGGCGGTCACCGCGGTCAGCAGATAGAAGATCGCCGCCATCAATCCGAGCGTGCTCACGATGTTGGCCAGCGCCTCACCCACCGCGCCGATAAGCGTTGAGCCCCAGAGGAATGCGATGTTGAGCAGACCGAACAGGATTGTCGCGTTCAGCGGCGTGCCGTACTTCCCACTGACTTGTGCCAGCCAGGACGGCACGACCCGGTCTCGCCCCATCGCGAATCCGATCCTCGAAGCACTGACGATCGCCGCAAGCAACGACGCGAGGGTGCCGCCGAGTACCGCGACGATCATCACGTTCGCCCAGAAGCCGCCACCGATCCGTTCACCCACGAACGCAAGGATGTTGGCTGCGTGATCTTGCATGTCCTGCATCGGCGCGATCCCCTGGAACGCCAACACCGACACCGAGTAGATGACGAACAGCAGGACAACGCTGGTCACGGCGGCCCGTCCGGCAGTGCGGCCGGAAGCTTCCTCACCGACGTAGGCAGCGGTGTCCCAGCCTGAGTAGAGGAAGATCGCCAGCAGCACGCCCGATATCAACGACTTGAAGCCGCCCGCCCCCTCGACCGTGAACCACGAGATGCTGGGCTTGACCACGTCACCGTTGCCGCGGGCGATGAATATCACGGCCAGGACGGCGAACCCGATGAGCAACGCGTATTCGAAGATGGCCCAGCCCAATTGGAACCGGGCTGACAGGGCCACGCCCAATGCGGCCACTGCGGTGACGATCAGGTCGAACACGGTTCCCACGGCAGCCACCGCGACCGGGCTGTCTGCGGCGTGATCGGAGAAGAAGCTGAGCAGGTAGCTTCCGAGCGGGATGGTCAGGCTCGTCGTACCGACCGTGTAGTACAGCAACATGATCCAGCCGGCGAAGAACCCGGCATGCGGGTTGAGCACCCGGCCCACCCAGGTATACGTCGCCCCCGCACTCGGTTGCCATGCGTGCAGGCGTTGGTAACCGAGTGCGATGCCCAGCATCGGGACGAAGCAGATGAGAATCGGCACGACACCGGCGTACGCGACGGTCGCCAGGATCGCGGCCAGCGAGACGGCCACGCTCTGAATGGGTCCCGAACTGGCCAGCGCCATCACCACCACGTCCACTGCGCGCAGTGCTCCCGACCGCAGTCCCCCAGCCGGGGCAGCCATGTCCCGGGCCATCAGGAATCGCCGTCCTTGCGACCGATGAGCGTTACGAGGGTCTGGCGCAGGATCTCGGCGGTCGCGATCATGTCCGGAATGGACACCCACTCCTGGGCCGCGTGGTAGTTGCCGCCTTCCGGCCCGAACAGGACCGTGGGGATGCCGGCACTTTGGAACAGCGCGGCGTCTGTCCACGCGTTGAGACCGGTCACTGGTGAGCGGACTCCGTTGACGGCTTCCGTTGCGTCGCCGAGTGCGTTCAGCAGCTCCTCGTTGCCCGCACCGGTGAAGGGGTCGCGGTCCAGGCGGACGACGACCTCACCACGAAAGCGCGGTTCGGATTCGGTGACCTCGGCGAAGATCGCCTCGATCTCGGCGACTCGGTCGGCCAGTGTCTCGCCCGGCTGGGTGCCGATCTCGATGCCCAGCACGGCCTGGTTGGGATAGGTGGCGTAGTCGGTGCCGCCGCGGATCGTTCCGGTGTGGAACACGGTGCGGCCGTTCTTGGGATCGGGGTTGGGTTTCCAGCGCGTCTCGTCGAGCCGGTGCAGGCGGGCCACCACCTCGGCCATGTGGACGATGGCGTCGACGCCCTTGTCGGGCGCCGAACCGTGCGCCGGCTCGCCGTGCACCACGATGTCGATCCAGCCGAACCCCTGATGTTCGCCGTAGATGGTGTGCGAACCGTCGGGTTCGAGGTTGATGGCCAGGTCGATCTCGGCGGCATGATGGGCGACCAGGTGCTCCGTGCCGATGCTGACACCCTCCTCGTCGATCACCAGGGCTACCAGCACGTTGCCTGCCAATCCTGTTCCGGAGCGCACCAATTCGCGTACCGCGAGCATCGCGGCGGCGCAGCCGCCCTTGTCGTCGGCCACGCCGAGTCCGATCATCCGGTCACCGTCGACGACGGGGTGCAGTGCGCTGTCGGCCCAGTTCGCGTAGCCGACGGTGTCGCTGTGTGCGGACAGGCAGATCGTCGGGCCAGGTGCACTGCCCCGCAACCAGGCCAGCACGTTGGGGCGGCCGGGTTCCACCTCCTCCAGCGTCGCCTCCAGCCCGAGGTCGGCCAGCCAGTCGCGCATGAAGCGGGCGACGTCGCCCTCGCCGGCCCCTCCCGGGATCAGCCAGGGCGTCACGGAGTCGATTCGAACCATCGCCTCGAGTAGCTCGATCGCTTCCTCACGAGTGACGGTCATGTGGTGCTCTCCTTTGGTGTTGGTGATTCTGTGACGTCTGAAAAATGGCACGCCACTTGGTGTTCCGGCGTGGCATCGGTGAGCATCGGTTGCTCGGCACGGCAGCGATCGGGTTCACCGAGCTGCCGGTAGAGCGGACAGCGCGGCGCGAACCGGCAACCCGGAGCGGTGGCGGTGGCGTTGGGCGGCTCACCGGTCAACAGCGCGCGGGCCATTCGCCTGCCGCCACCCGCCTTGGGCATGACGTCCACCAGCGCGCGAGTGTACGGATGCCGGGGTGTACCGATCACATCGGCGGCGCAACCCTGCTCGACCACCCGGCCCAGGTAGAGGACGGCAACCCGATCCGCAAAAACACCGGCCAGTGCGAGATCGTGGGTGATGAAAAGGATTGCCACGTCCAGGCGTTCGCGCATGTCCAGTAGCACCCGGATGACCCCGGCACGCAACGAGACATCGAGCATGGACACCGGCTCGTCGGCCACCAGGAGCCGGGGCTGCAGCGCGAGTGCGGCCGCGATCGCGACCCGCTGGCGCTGCCCCCCGGATAGCTGGAAGATGCGGCGCTGCGCGATCGCTGCGGCCGGTGTCAGCCCGCACATCTCCAATGCCGCCAGCGCCACCCCGCGTCGCGCCGCGGCATCCAGGTCACGTCGATGGATCGCCAGCCCCTCGCTGACGAGGTCGACCGCGGTCGCGTTGACCGGCAGGCTTTCGAACGGGTCCTGGAAGATCATCTGGAACTCGCGGCGCTGTCTGCGCAGCGCGGCGCCGCGGGCATGGGTGATGTCCACACCGCCTACCGACACCGTTCCCGAACTGGGGTCGACCAGCCGCATGAGGGTGCGCGCGACAGTGGTTTTCCCGCAGCCGGATTCACCGACCAGTGCCACGATCTCACCCTCGTGGACGGACAGGTCGACACCGTCGACGGCACGTGCTGTCAGCCGTCGCCGACCGTGCCGGACCGGAAAGTGCACATGCAGGTCGCGTACCTCGGCGACCACCGGCTTGGTCATGCGCGGGCCTCCACCGTATGGCATGCTGCGAGGTGAGCGGCAGCGCCGGCAACCTCCTGCAGCGCGGGATCGTCGGTCGCGCACCGTGCCAGCTTTTCGACACACCGGTCATTGAATCGGCAGCCCGCCGGCGGGTGTGCGAGATCGGGTGGGCTGCCGGGTATTCCGCAGATCGACGCCTGCCCCGCGTCCAGTCGCGGATAGCAGTCCAGCAGTCGGCGGGTGTAGGGATGCGCCGGCCGTGAGTCCGAGCTCAAGATGTCCTCGGCACGACCACATTCGACGATGCGCCCGGCGTACATCACCGCGACCCGGTCGCAGAGTTCGGACAGCACGGTCAGGTCGTGGGAGATGATCAGCATCGACAGCCCCAGTTCGTCGGCCAGACCGCGGATCAACTCCAGGATCTGGGCCTGGGTCATGACGTCGAGCGCGGTCGTGGGCTCGTCGGCGATCACCAGGTCGGGGCGGCAGGCCAGCGCCATGGCGATCATCGCGCGCTGCTTCATGCCGCCGGAGAGCTGGTGGGGATAGTCGGCCGCCCGCCCGGAGGCGATCCCCACCTGGGTCAGCAACTCGGCGACACGGCGCCGCACCGCTTTGCGGTCGGCCTCCGGTTCGTGCGCCCGGATCGCCTCGCGCACCTGATCGCCGATCGTCATCACCGGGTTGAAGCCGTTCATCGCGCCCTGGAACACCAGCGACAGCCTCCGCCAGCGCAGTGCCCGGAGTCCGGCCTCGTCGACGGTGCTCAGATCCGTGCCGGCGAATGTCATCTCGTCGGCGGCCGCAACAGCGCCGGGCGGCAGAAGACGCGCAACGGCGAGCGCCAATGTACTTTTCCCACAGCCGGACTCGCCGGCCAGCCCGACCACCTCACCGGCGGACACATCCAGGTCGACACCGTCCACCGCGCGCACGCCACCGCGGTAGGTGACGCTCAGGTTCCGAACGCTCAACAAGCTCATTCGGCCACCGCCAGCCGAGGGTTGAGGATCCGTTCCAGACTCTGCCCGACGAGGGAGAACGCCAGCACCACCAGCACGATGCCGACGCCCGGTGGCAGGAAGTACCACCAGAAGCCGTTGCCCACAGCGCCGGCGGCGAACGCGTTGTGCAGGATCTGGCCCCACGAGGTTCGGGTCGGATCGCCGAGGCCAAGGAAGGACAGGGTGGCCTCGGCGAGGATCGATCCGGCGATGACCAGAACGGCGTTGGCGATCACCAGCGCCAGCACCCCGGGCAGGATCAGTCGCCACAGGATGCCTGCCGAGGACAGGCCGACGGTCTTGGCGCGGGCCACCACTTCGCGTTCACGCAGCGCCAGCACCTGGGAGCGGACGATGCGCGCCGTACTGGGCCAGCTGGTGATTGCGATGACCAGAACGATCATCGGCAGGCTCTGCCCGATGATCGCGCCGAGTGCGATCATCAACGGCAAGTTGGGCAGCACCAAGAAGAAGTCGGTGATCCGCATCAGCACCGCGTCTATGAAGCCGGTGAACCAGCCCGCCAGCGCCCCGACCAGGGTTCCGATGAGCACTGTGATGACAGTGGCGATGAGCCCGATCTCCAGTGACACTGATGTTCCGGCCAGTACCTGCCGCAGCACATCGCGGCCGAGTTCGTCGGTGCCCAGCCAGTGGGCGGCACTGGGTCGCAACAGGATTCCGGCGCGTGTGTCGGCGACGTCAGTACGGTCGTAGGGCGCCAGCAGCGGGCCGGCGATCGCGACGACCATAACCGCGACCACAGTCAGCAGCCCGGTGCGGCCCATTCGGTCGGCGAAGAGTTGGCGCAGCACGCCGCGCCAGCCGCCCGGCACGTGTGCCGCGGCAGGTTCCTCGGGTTCCAGTGCGGGGTTCATCAGCGGTCCGGTCATGTCAGCCGCACCCGCGGGTCGAGCATCCGGTAGACCAGGTCACTGGCGAAGTTGGCCAGCACGACCACTACCGCGAAGATCAGGAAGCACGCTTCCATCACCGGGTAGTCGCGCCGGATCACCGACAGGTAGATCAGCTGTCCCATGCCGGGCCAGGAGAACACCGTCTCAACCTGGATCGTGCCGCCGACGGTGGCGCTGGCGTAGAGCGTCGTGGCGGTCACCACGGGCAGCAGCGCATTGCGCACGCCGTGTCGCCAGAGCACCCGCCGCGGGGTCAGGCCCTTGGCCCGGGCAGTGGTCATGTAATCCTCGGACAATGTCGCCAGCAGTGAGCTGCGGGTGATCAGGACGAACTGGGCGATGTCGACCAAAACCATGGCGACGGTCGGCAGGACGAGATGCCTTGCCAGGTCCGCCATTCGGGTGAACACGGTGGGGTACAGCGCGTCGGCGGTGTACATGCCTGCGATCGGAAACCAGCCGAGTGACACAGCGAAGACGAAGATCAGCAGCATGCCCACCCAGAACGTGGGCAGACTCCAGAACACCAGCGATCCGATGACCAGCCCGGAGTCGGTGCGCGAGCCGCGCCGGGAGGCGGCGAACACCCCGATCAGGACGCCGAGGAGGATCACCAGCAGCGTCGAAACGGTGACCAGGATCAGGGTGTTGGCAAGGGCTTTCACCACGATCGGGCCGACCGACCCCTGGTAGGTGTAGGAGAAGCCGAGGTCACCCTTGAGCAGGTTCTGCAGATAGGTCACGAACTGCGAGGCCATCGGCTGGTCCAGGCCGTAGTAGGTGCGCAGCCGGGCGATCGCGTCGGCGTCCAGGTGTTGACCACGCGCGATGTGGGTCACCGGGTCTCCCGGCATCAGGTGGAAGAGAACGAAATTCGCCGCAACCACCGCTACGAGCGTGAGCACCAGGTACGAGATCTTTTGGCTCAGATACCGAAGCATCGATGCTCAGGCCGGCTTCACGTCGAGGTAGTTCACCCGCGGGAAGTTCAAGATCATGCCGCCGTTCATCGGCTGCCATCCCGTCCAGGTGTTGGTTCGGGTGCCGGTCAGCTTCTTCTGGTACCACATCACGATGTACGGGCAGGCGGCATAGTGAATCGCCTGCATCTCCTGCACGATTGCGACCCGGGCGCCGCGATCGACGGTCGTCGACTGCTGGTGGTAGAGGTCGTCGTAGCGCGGGTCGGTCCAGAACGTGTCGTTGTTGCCACCGATCTGGTCGGTGGTGGCGATGCCCAGAAGGTAGGACGGGTCGTAGAACGAGGAATCCCAGCCCCAGATCATGACGTCCCAGTCCGGCGTTTCGGCGTTGTAGATCGTCGCTGTCATGCTGTCGGCGTCGGTACTGGAGAGCTTGAGGTTGACTCCGACAGCCTTGGCTGCCGTGATGAACAGGTCGGCGGCTTTCATGTCGACGGTGGTATCGGCGATCACGAGCAGCCGGAACTCAAGCGGCGCACCGTCTTTGGACTCGCGGATGCCGTCGCCGTTGCGGTCGGTGTAGCCGGCCTTGTCGAGCAGCTCTTTCGCCTTGCCCGGGTTGTTGTCCAGGACCGCGTCGGGCGCGGGGACGAAGTGGAAATCGCCGAAGGCAGGTGGCAGCAGATCGGTGCCGGGTTCGCCGTAACCGGCCAGGGCGAGCTCCACGAGCTGTTGCCGGTTGACGGCACAGGCCAGCGCCTGGCGGACGATCTGGTCCTTCAGGATGGGATTGCCCTTCGATCCCGGGGCGGTCGAACAGTTGAAGCCGATCATGTGGAACGAGAACGATTCCATGGCAGTGGTTTTGACGTTCGCGGCGTTCTGCAGTCCGGTGTAGATCGTCGGCGGGACCTCGGGGACGATGTCGATATCTCCGGTGCGCAGTGCCTGCGTGACCACGTCGTCGGAGCCGAACTTGGTCCAGGTGACCTTTTGCGCCGCCGGTTTGGTGCCCCACCACGAGTCGTTTCGGATGACGGTGGCAACGCTGCCCTTGTCCCATGACACGAAGCTGAACGGTCCCGTTCCGACTGGTTTGTCGTTGGCATACTTGGGCAGGTCATCCTTGGCCACGCCCTCCCACAGGTGCTTGGGGGCGATCGGCATGATGACGCCGGGCTGCAGTGTCTGCGGCTGCGAATACGTGAGCCGAACCTGGTTGTCGCCGACCTTGACCACGTCGGTGAGGTCCTTGAGGTACGCCCCGTACGTGCCATAGTCGTTGTCGCGCACCATCAGGAAGGTGAAGACGACGTCGTCGGCACTGAAATCCTTGCCGTCGTGCCACTTCACCCCGGATCGCAGCGTGTAGGTGAAGGTCTTACCGCCGTCGGTCGTCTGCATGTCGGTGGCCAGCGAGGGTTGGATGTTGAGCTGTGCGTCGTAACCCATCAACCGGTCGTAGACCAATTGCAGAACGTCGTCGGACTGAGTGGAGTCGGCGGTGAACGGGTTCAGCGAGTCGATGTCGGTGGTGGAACCGACCCGCAGCACGGTGCTGCTGGCCGTCTGCGGCGCGCACGACGCCAGCGCGGCCGCGCCGCCGAGTGCCGCCGCCACCACCGCCGAGGTCCGGAGAAATTTCCGACGATCCATCGCTGAAGCCATGACAATCCCTTCCACTCTCACTCTGTATACAGAGTAGTATGAGTGAAGATCATTGCCGGATAATTGCGCGATTGTTTCGGAATTTTTTCCGATGGTTCGCAAGAAATCCCAGCTCCTACCGCATGATTATGGGTGTACCGGGGTAACTGCATACTGAGTGCGTGAACCTCATGGTTTCAGGACGGGAGGACGTGAGGATGCCGACGGCGAAGCGAGCCGACCACGCGGGGGCGTCCACCGAACGCAAGCTCCGCTACCAGCACGTCTATGACCTGGTGCTCGGGATCATGGCCGAGCGTGGGTTGCAACCCGGAGATCGACTGCCGTCCACCACCGAGTTGGCCGAGATCGCCGGAGTCAGTGGGATCAGCGTGCGGCGCGCTCTCGACGAGCTCGAACGGGCCGGCAAGATCACCCGACGGCAAGGTCTGGGCACGTTCGTCGCCGAGCCGCGCATCGCTAGCGACCCGACACGTCCGGGAGAGCTGCTGCACACTCTGCTGGACAACGAACTCGGGTTACCCACGGTCAGAACGGCTCTGATCTCGATCGGTGTCGGTCTGCCCAGCATGACGATCGCGACCGCGCTGGGCGTCGACCCGGGCCAACCGGTCTGGGAGATCTGGCGCAAACGCGAGATCGGCGGCACAGACAAGATCCTCGAACGTGCCGTCCTGCCGCTGGACCGGGTACCGGCGATCGACCACGATCTGCTGGCCGACGGCGGGTCGCTGTATCGCTTCATCGAGGAGCGCTACCAACTCACCGACGAATACACCGAGCAGGCCTTCGAAGTCGACACCCCCAGCAGCTGGGAGGCCGAACATCTCGAGATGCCGGACGGTGACCCGATCGTGCGGGTACGTGGGGTCAGCTTCGACGCCGACGGGCGGGCCTTCGACTGCTTCGAACAGTGCTACCGCGCTACGAAGTTCACGTTCTACACCGCGGGGCAGACCCGCCACCGCATTCTGGGTCCGACGGAGCTGTCGAACTGGTCGGTGGCACCGCTGACCAACCCGGGGTATTGACCGCGCGGTCGGCGGGTACCCGGCTGATCATGAGCAACGAACTCTCCGGCAAGAAGATCGCATTCCTGGTCGCCCCCGAGGGCATCGAGCAGGTCGAACTGACCAAGCCATGGGAGGCCGTCGAGCAGGCCGGCGGCACCCCGGAACTGGTGTCGACCGAGGTCGGCAAGGTCCAGGCGTTCAACCACCTCACCCCGGCCGACACCTTCGAGGCGGACAAGACTGCCGACGCCGTCTCGGCGTCCGACTACGACGGTCTGGTGCTGCCCGGCGGGGTGGCCAACCCCGATCTCCTGCGCACCAACTCGTCGGCGGTCGACTTCGTCAAAGGCTTCTTCGACGCAGGCAAGCCGGTGGGCGTGATCTGCCACGGACCGTGGACCCTCATCGAAGCCGACGTGGTCGAGGGCCGCCAGATCACCTCGTGGCCGAGCGTGCAGACCGATCTGCGCAACGCCGGGGCCGAGTGGGTGGACCAGGAAGTCGTGGTGTGCACCGGCGGCCCGAACACGCTGATCTCCAGCCGCAAGCCCGACGATCTGCCGGCGTTCTGCGGGCAACTGGTCGAGACGTTCGCCGGCTAGGCGGGCACCAGGCTCAGCAGCAGGTCCGGACCGATCCGGTCGACACCGTCGTACCGCCAGCGCAGCGCTCGCGCGATGCTGGGCACGCCGACGTCGTCGACGGCGGTGACCGGACCACCGAGCAGGATCGGGCCGACATAAGCCAGGATCCGGTCGATCACCCCGGCCCGCAGGAATGCGCCGGCCAGCGTCGGCCCGCCCTCGAGCAGCACATCGGTGCGGTCGGACAGTGCCTGGATCACCTCGTGCGGATCATGGGTGCGGATCACCATGGTGTGCGAATCCTCGTTGAGCACATTGGCTTCCGGCGAAATCTCCCGCATGCCGACCACCACGCGCAGCGGCTGACGCTCGGCGAGCCCACCGCCGGGCAGCCGGGCCGTCAGCGTCGGATCGTCGATGTCCACCGTGCCGGTGCCGACGACGATCGCGTCGCATGCCGCGCGGCGGACGTGCAGGTCGGCGCGAGCCGCCTCACTGGTGATCCACTGCGAGGACCCGTCCGCGGCGGCGCTGCGCCCGTCCACGCTGGTGGCGAATTTCCAGGTGACGTGCGGACGCCCGGCCCGCTGCTTGTGCAGCCATTCCCGCAGTGGGCCGGCGGCCACCTCGTCGGCGCACACCCCGGCGACGACGTCGATTCCGGCGCCGCGCAGGCGATCAGCACCTCCGGAGGCCACCGGGTTGGGATCGGCGACGGCGTACACCACGGTGGCCACCCCGGCCTGGATCAGGGCATCGACGCAGGGCGGAGTGCGTCCATGGTGGTTGCACGGTTCGAGGGTGACGACGGCGGTGCCGCCGCTCGCCCGCTCCCCCGCCTCCCGCAGCGCGACCACCTCGGCGTGCGGGCCACCGGTCGGCGTTGTTCCTCCGACGCCGACGACTTCACCCTCGGCACTCAGAATGACCGCTCCCACAGGCGGATTCGGATACGTCGAGCCTTTGACCCGCTGCGCCTGATCGATGGCCAGCCGCATCGCGGCGTCGACCTCCGCCGACGTGGGTGCGGTCATATGC
This is a stretch of genomic DNA from Mycobacterium sp. ELW1. It encodes these proteins:
- a CDS encoding FGGY family carbohydrate kinase: MTAPVVIGVDLGTSAVKVVAVDHDGAVVASARSEYPTRRPEHEAAEQDPHHWWEALGAAGDVVAGLVPPRRWSAIGLSAMLPTLVELDTMLEPVGAAITWEDGRAERQADQLRAMVGDAELYRITGQRVDGRYLAPMHARLQGLGCAGTTVAGAKDVLFHQLTGSLLTDPSTAAGSAVFDLERGCWSAELVAASGLPSLPEVAHSATALPLTQRWRQRWGVPGELPVVLGAADSVLGVLGVGARAHGEVGVIAGTSAVVLGVSDRPTRDPDMRYLVTPLAGSGWGLEMDLLAMGSAFDAIAALFGLDGPADLLEAAATVALADAPLFLPYLSPGEQGALWDPSLTGTVQGLRLGMGVGHIGRALLTGIVVELRRCIDVLSAATGESGPVRLGGGSAVSPLMWQDIADATGREVWVDPAVTDHSAIGAALFAAGVTGNPIIRDDAPRIVAPRPDRHGWWTDCLARHDDARLRASAKVNR
- a CDS encoding glutamate-1-semialdehyde 2,1-aminomutase translates to MHFTDAYAARTPVTKALYERAKRTIPGGAGSTARLPRNGWKPYPIVMAHGSGSRLTDVDGNTYIDYLLGLGPMILGHRHPVVTSAVTEAVRDLGTCFGLPYELEIEAAEKVVAAVPGIEQVRFTNSGSEAVGTAVRLARATTGRRIVVRFEGHYHGWQDTVYWSNHVDPVLAGPADHPRPVAMGPGVPAELEDTLVVLTWNDADSFVELMNRRGDEIAAVLTEPAVFNTGCILPEPGYLELLRSETRKHGSLLIFDEVITGFRFARGGAQEWFGVTPDLTTLAKGLGGGFPVAAVGGSTEAMHLVADGIYSHSGTYNANVVQCAAVSATMDLLAEPGLYERQRALGHRLAAGLGELAAERGLDAYCEGLGTVFQLWFADGPIHNWRDAVSRADEALFTRWYEEMVIRGVLFHPLQFENLFVSLVHDDRDIDETLQAAADALTVVARTRTAASRS
- a CDS encoding APC family permease, with the protein product MARDMAAPAGGLRSGALRAVDVVVMALASSGPIQSVAVSLAAILATVAYAGVVPILICFVPMLGIALGYQRLHAWQPSAGATYTWVGRVLNPHAGFFAGWIMLLYYTVGTTSLTIPLGSYLLSFFSDHAADSPVAVAAVGTVFDLIVTAVAALGVALSARFQLGWAIFEYALLIGFAVLAVIFIARGNGDVVKPSISWFTVEGAGGFKSLISGVLLAIFLYSGWDTAAYVGEEASGRTAGRAAVTSVVLLFVIYSVSVLAFQGIAPMQDMQDHAANILAFVGERIGGGFWANVMIVAVLGGTLASLLAAIVSASRIGFAMGRDRVVPSWLAQVSGKYGTPLNATILFGLLNIAFLWGSTLIGAVGEALANIVSTLGLMAAIFYLLTAVTAIWCYRRQIVSSVKDFVIGGLMPGLGAAFMAFVVVYSITSGSLNGIELGFGVGLALVGLLLSVVSATVGKAPFYTAPRNPH
- a CDS encoding M20/M25/M40 family metallo-hydrolase, yielding MTVTREEAIELLEAMVRIDSVTPWLIPGGAGEGDVARFMRDWLADLGLEATLEEVEPGRPNVLAWLRGSAPGPTICLSAHSDTVGYANWADSALHPVVDGDRMIGLGVADDKGGCAAAMLAVRELVRSGTGLAGNVLVALVIDEEGVSIGTEHLVAHHAAEIDLAINLEPDGSHTIYGEHQGFGWIDIVVHGEPAHGSAPDKGVDAIVHMAEVVARLHRLDETRWKPNPDPKNGRTVFHTGTIRGGTDYATYPNQAVLGIEIGTQPGETLADRVAEIEAIFAEVTESEPRFRGEVVVRLDRDPFTGAGNEELLNALGDATEAVNGVRSPVTGLNAWTDAALFQSAGIPTVLFGPEGGNYHAAQEWVSIPDMIATAEILRQTLVTLIGRKDGDS